A stretch of Treponema vincentii F0403 DNA encodes these proteins:
- a CDS encoding DbpA RNA binding domain-containing protein, whose product MLKHTPALNEEQISAFLREAVEAVKTEEDPDVLNAYRKIFRKNVPFTMRSYIAAYLIKEFEGSSFPRSKPYGRRSNPRFADRSRGYFPDRPPAERPMLEPSESVSIFMSIGRSRRVFPRDIITLLIQNADVSRERIGDIRILDNYSFVQVMNEDADKIIEKLNDFPYRGKNLSVSYSRKPEEEGVITETVIEAAGSDAE is encoded by the coding sequence GTGTTAAAACATACACCTGCATTAAATGAAGAACAAATTTCAGCATTTCTCAGAGAAGCAGTAGAAGCAGTTAAAACGGAAGAAGATCCTGACGTCCTTAACGCGTATCGTAAAATTTTTAGAAAAAACGTACCCTTTACGATGCGTTCGTATATTGCCGCTTATCTTATCAAAGAATTTGAAGGTTCATCCTTCCCCCGCTCAAAACCGTACGGACGGCGTTCAAATCCGCGGTTTGCCGACCGTTCACGGGGATATTTTCCCGACCGCCCTCCTGCGGAACGTCCGATGCTGGAACCTTCCGAATCGGTGAGTATCTTTATGAGCATCGGTAGAAGCCGCCGTGTCTTCCCCCGCGATATTATTACGCTGCTTATTCAAAATGCCGACGTAAGCCGTGAACGGATCGGGGATATCCGCATCCTCGATAATTACTCGTTCGTACAGGTAATGAACGAAGACGCGGATAAAATCATTGAAAAGCTTAACGATTTTCCGTACCGCGGTAAAAATCTCTCCGTCAGCTACTCCCGTAAACCGGAAGAAGAGGGCGTAATCACCGAAACCGTTATCGAAGCTGCCGGAAGCGATGCTGAATAA
- the lptC gene encoding LPS export ABC transporter periplasmic protein LptC, with protein sequence MKILPVFIVFFCTACSFNYQDLPEQTVSQPDMIFANVTLKRYDNALVDLSVHAQELEMYDEEKIWAGKHIDFVQYDNKTQKESMRGETGILYIDEKAEEYSLGDTVFFHLIEDDFSVRSPALIWKKKENLLSAPADETVTITQKDEVTVEGKSFAANTAAKEFAFNESTAGTILIKEKDTP encoded by the coding sequence ATGAAGATATTGCCTGTCTTTATTGTTTTTTTCTGTACCGCATGCTCATTTAATTATCAGGATTTACCGGAACAAACGGTATCTCAACCCGATATGATATTTGCAAACGTTACGTTAAAACGATACGACAATGCGCTTGTCGATTTAAGCGTGCATGCACAAGAGCTTGAAATGTACGATGAAGAAAAAATCTGGGCAGGCAAGCATATCGACTTTGTACAGTACGATAACAAAACTCAAAAAGAATCTATGAGGGGCGAAACCGGTATTCTATACATCGATGAAAAAGCAGAAGAATATTCGCTCGGCGATACGGTGTTTTTTCATCTGATAGAAGACGATTTTTCAGTCCGGAGCCCCGCCCTTATTTGGAAAAAGAAAGAAAATCTCTTATCGGCGCCCGCCGATGAAACGGTAACGATTACTCAAAAAGATGAGGTTACCGTCGAAGGTAAAAGTTTTGCCGCAAATACCGCCGCAAAAGAATTCGCCTTTAACGAAAGTACTGCCGGCACCATCCTAATAAAAGAAAAAGATACCCCGTAA
- a CDS encoding YifB family Mg chelatase-like AAA ATPase — protein MTIMSFASFGYEGEIIKVEADLRRGLPIIDIVGLPGSAVKEARERMRAAIGNSDLSFPQERILINLSPADQKKEGSGFDLPIALTVLQADCPLDTPVMVIGELELSGRVRPVRGVLGAMISGSAAGIGYFIVPKENEAEARIQKGVRIFGVETLREALECLYEIEAELRTEKERKPASGEQNGSLPVQGSAQSTGSMHTPEQSAPYRNNTPDASFLSAASWSEPTQADAAANTGTGGLFEEVYGQRELVRALHIAAAGGHSLLAYGPPGCGKTLSLQRFASLLPDLDPKTAEEVTHIYSIAGLLPRAHGHDVRIKRPPFRMPHPNASLEGMIGGAGKCMPGEISLAHGGTLFLDEAVQFKQTVLQTLRAPLETGTVTLSRAGRTTTFPARFQLLMALNSCPCGNLGADGKVCTCMPAVVEQYWKKLTAPLIDRIDLRIPVFPPQSYGLPEKACYDTVDMRKKIAASDMLQRERYAAYHPGTQLSYKNVHLTPSALSALCPLTSEAERIFTHNAEKKELSGRGSHAVLKIARTIADLAQEEIISTAHIEEAIRLREWSSFLPFFMH, from the coding sequence ATGACGATTATGAGCTTTGCCTCTTTCGGCTATGAGGGTGAAATTATTAAGGTTGAAGCGGATTTACGGCGCGGACTGCCGATTATCGATATTGTCGGCTTGCCGGGTTCCGCGGTGAAGGAGGCGCGGGAACGGATGCGCGCAGCTATCGGTAATTCGGATCTATCTTTCCCGCAAGAGCGGATACTGATCAATTTAAGCCCTGCCGATCAAAAAAAAGAAGGCAGCGGGTTTGACCTGCCGATTGCGCTAACCGTATTGCAGGCGGATTGTCCGCTCGACACACCGGTTATGGTAATCGGAGAGCTGGAACTATCGGGACGGGTACGGCCGGTTCGGGGCGTGTTGGGGGCTATGATTTCGGGCTCGGCCGCAGGTATCGGATACTTTATCGTGCCGAAAGAAAACGAAGCGGAAGCCCGTATCCAGAAAGGCGTGCGTATATTCGGCGTCGAAACACTCCGGGAAGCCTTGGAATGCTTATATGAAATCGAAGCGGAACTGCGTACGGAAAAAGAGCGTAAACCGGCTTCAGGTGAGCAAAACGGCAGTTTACCGGTACAAGGTTCGGCTCAATCAACCGGTTCCATGCATACACCGGAACAATCGGCACCATATCGGAACAATACCCCGGACGCAAGCTTTTTATCCGCAGCTTCTTGGTCGGAACCTACTCAGGCGGATGCCGCCGCCAATACGGGTACCGGCGGATTGTTTGAAGAAGTATACGGACAACGTGAACTGGTACGGGCTTTGCACATTGCGGCGGCAGGCGGGCACAGTCTGCTTGCGTATGGGCCGCCCGGCTGCGGTAAAACGCTTTCGCTGCAGCGTTTTGCAAGCCTACTCCCCGATCTTGATCCCAAAACGGCGGAGGAAGTTACTCATATTTACAGTATCGCAGGCCTTTTACCCCGTGCGCACGGGCATGATGTACGGATTAAACGTCCGCCGTTCAGGATGCCGCACCCTAATGCAAGCCTTGAGGGCATGATCGGCGGCGCAGGGAAGTGTATGCCCGGAGAAATTTCACTTGCTCACGGCGGTACGCTTTTTTTGGACGAGGCCGTGCAATTTAAGCAAACGGTACTGCAGACGCTTCGTGCGCCGCTTGAAACGGGAACCGTTACCTTGAGCCGTGCCGGCAGAACGACCACCTTCCCTGCGCGGTTTCAGCTTTTAATGGCGCTTAACTCATGCCCCTGCGGGAATCTCGGCGCCGATGGAAAGGTATGCACGTGTATGCCCGCAGTAGTAGAACAATACTGGAAAAAACTGACGGCGCCGCTGATCGATCGCATCGATTTACGGATTCCGGTATTTCCGCCTCAATCCTACGGACTGCCGGAAAAAGCTTGTTACGATACCGTGGATATGCGCAAAAAAATCGCCGCTTCGGATATGCTGCAGCGGGAACGGTATGCGGCATATCATCCCGGTACGCAGCTGTCGTACAAAAATGTGCACCTTACCCCATCAGCCTTATCTGCACTTTGTCCGCTTACAAGTGAAGCCGAACGGATATTTACCCATAATGCCGAAAAAAAAGAACTTTCGGGAAGAGGCAGCCATGCCGTTTTGAAGATTGCCCGTACCATTGCGGATCTGGCACAGGAAGAAATCATTTCCACCGCGCATATCGAAGAAGCCATCCGTCTCCGTGAATGGAGCTCCTTTTTACCGTTTTTTATGCACTGA
- a CDS encoding DNA-directed RNA polymerase subunit omega: MIFPLKELIEFKGNIYEITCAATRRAFQLVTIQDPILEENNDKVVCTAASQVFTGAIDYKIEYHPDYS, translated from the coding sequence ATGATTTTTCCGTTAAAAGAATTGATTGAATTTAAAGGCAATATTTACGAGATCACCTGTGCTGCAACACGGCGTGCGTTTCAGTTGGTAACTATTCAGGATCCTATATTGGAAGAAAACAACGATAAGGTTGTATGCACCGCTGCCTCGCAAGTGTTTACCGGTGCTATCGATTATAAAATAGAATATCATCCTGATTATTCCTAA